One Candidatus Methylomirabilota bacterium genomic window, GTGAACGGCGGGAGGGGCGTGATGTCGCCGGCGTCGAAGCCGTTGGGATAGCCGGCCTCGGCCAGGAGGCGCTTCGCCCGCGCGGGGTCGTAGGGATACGGTGGGATCCGCAGCTGGAACTCCATGACGCTCGGGATGATCGAGCCCGTGAGACGCGAGTAGCCGAGCCGCTCCGCCTCGTTGATGCCCTGCTTGTCGATGGCGAGGTTCACCGCCAGCCGCACGCGGCGGTCGTGCCACGGCGAGCCCGGCTTCCACTGCTCGGGGAACTCCACCCACCACGTCGCCGACGGGATCACCTGGGCCAGGCGCAGCTTGGGATCGGCCTTGACCGTCGCCGCCTCGAGGCCGACCATCAGGTAGCCGATGTCCACCTCGCCCGTCTTCAGCATGGCGAGCCGCGTCGTGCGGTCGGGGACGCCCTTGATGACGATGCGCTTGATCGACGGCTTCTTGCGCCAGTACTGCTCGTTCGCCTCGAGCACGATCTCGAGGCCGGGGGTCATGCTCACGAAGCGGTAGGGTCCGAGCCCGACGGGCTGACGCCTGAAGCCGTCCTCGCCGACCTTCTCGATGTACTTCTTCGGCACGGCCCAGGCGGCGCCCGTGGCCGGGGTCGCGTAGAAGACGAGGAAGTCCGGCCAGGGCTTGTGCAGCACGAACCGCACGCGATACGGGTCGAGGACGTCCACCGACTTCACCCGCTCGTGGAGGAGCTTGGCCGACGCGCCCTTGTAGCGCAGGAAGCTGAACTTCACGTCCTCGGCGGTGAAGGGGTCGCCGTTGTGGAACTTGAGCCCCTCGCGCAGCTTGAACTCGTACGTGAGCCCGTCCGCGCTCTCCCGCCAGGACTCGGCCAGGCACGGCGCCATGTCGTTGCCGGGCAGGGGCTTCATCAGCGCGTCGTGGAGCGCGTACATGAACACGAAGGGCGTGCCGAGCCCGGAGGTCTCGGCGGGATCGAGGAACGTGGGGGCGATCGAGGCGTCGAAGGCGATCGCCAGCTGCCCTTCGGGCTGAGCCTGCGCGCTGGTCCCGCCCGTCAGTGCTGAGACCAGGACGAATGCGACGACGGCGGCGAGCCATCGTGAACGATCACGAGTGGTCATGTAGGGGGCACTCTCCGCCGCGGGCGGCGCCTTGTCAAGGCTGGACGGGCGCGCGAGCCTTCGCCACGGCGGCGGCCAGGTAGCCGAGCAGCGCCGGCTCGGACGCGAACTCGGGCGTGGTGTCGGGAACGCCGAGATAGTAGATCGTCAGCGCGGGCGCGTCCGCGCGCCAGTCATCCGCCGTGCGATAGAGCCGGATCTCCCGCCGGGGAAAGTCGCCGAACGTCGCGCGTGGGCTCCGGACGTCGACGCTCCCGGTCACGGCCGAGCCGGGGGCGACCGGACGGCGCGCGCGCGTGAACGGATCCACCGCGTCGACACGGACGTACGCGTACGCGGCGCCGGCGAGCGCGACGCGGATGACGACCTGCGTCTCGTCCTCGACCGGCGCGCGCAGGACGCCCCACACGACGGCGATCCCGGAGCTCACGAACACCGAGCTCTCGCCGTGGAGCTCGGGCGCCTGGCCGCCGGCCGGCGCCGGCGCACCCGGCAGCGCCAGCGCGAGCGCCACGACGGCGGGCGCGAGCCGGCGCCGCATCACGCCCCGCGGAGGAGCCGGAGGCCTTCGGCCGGCAGCCTGACGACGACGGGCTGGCCGGGTGCCCACGCGGCGCGCGGCCCGGGGTTGTACTGGGTGACCTGGAGCACGTCCGTGCCGAACCGCACCTGATACTCGACCTTCTCGCCGAGGAAGGTGCGGGCGAGCACGACGCCCGGCGGGCCCTCGCCTCCCGGCGGCAGGAGCTCCACCGCCTCGGGACGAACGACCAGGCGGACGGCCTCGCCAGGGGCCGGCGCGAGCCCGGCGTCTTCCACGCGCAGCCGGTGGCCCATCGCCTCGACGTCCACCCGGCCGGCGGCCGTCGCGAGGACGCGCGCCGACACGAGGTTCACCCGACCGATGAACTGCGCGACGAACTCGGAGCCCGGCCTGCGATAGAGATCCTCGGCGGTCCCCTCCTGGACGATCGTCCCGCCGCTCATCACCGCGATGCGGTCGGAGATCGCCATGGCTTCTTCCTGGTCGTGCGTGACGTACACCGCGGTGATCGACAGCGCCTTCTGGAGTCCGCGGATCTCCCCGCGCATGTGCAGGCGGAGCTTGGCGTCCAGGTTCGAGAGCGGCTCGTCGAAGAGGAGCACGCGGGGCCGGATGACGATCGCCCGCGCGAGGGCCACGCGCTGCTGCTCGCCGCCGGAGAGCTGCTGCGGGAACTGCCGCTCGTGGCCCGCGAGCCCCGCCATGCCGAGGATCTCGCCGACGGCGCGCGCGATCTCGGCCTCGGGCCGCCGCTGCACGCGGAGCCCGTAGGCGACGTTCTCGAAGACCGTGAGGTGGGGGAAGAGCGCGTAGTTCTGGAACACGAACCCGAGGTTCCGCCGATTGGCCGCGAGCCCCGTCACGTCCTCGCCGCCGATGAAGACGCGCCCCGCGTCGGGCTGCTCGAAGCCGGCGATCATCCGGAGCGTGGTCGTCTTGCCGCAGCCGGACGGGCCGAGCAGGGTCACGAATTCCCCGGGCTCGACGCTGAGGCTCACGTCCCGCGCGGCGTGGACCTCGCCCCGCACGCGATGGGCGAAGCGCTTGGTGAGGCGGTCGAGGCGGATGCCGACGGCGCTCATCCGAGCACGTGGGGGGCCCCGACACGGCCCCCCACACCCCCCAACGCTCGGCGCGCCCCGGGGGACCCATGGCGCTCCTCGGCCACGCGCGCGCTCATCATCACTCGCCCAGGAGGCTCGCCACCGCGACCTCGCCCCGGGCGCGGAGCCGCCGGAGGAGCCAGGCGAGCGCGCTCATGACCGCGAACACGATCGCGACGACCAGCATCGAGAACGCCGCCGCCGGGCCGAGCGAAAGCTCGGTCATGTTCTCGAGGATCCGGACGGTGATCAGCGTCCAGTTGATCGAGATGAGGAAGATCGTCGCGCTGATCGCCGTCATCGAGCGGATGAAAACCACGCCGAGGCCGGCGAAGAACGCGGGGACGATCAGGGGCAGCGTGACCCGGCGGAACGTCGTGCCGCTGCCCGCGCCCAGCGACCGGGACGCCTCCTCGAGGCTCGGATCGATCTGCTGGAGGAGGGCCACCGTCGTCCGGATCCCGGTCGGGCTGTAGCGGAAGACGTAACAGGCGATGATGATCAGCGCCGTGCCGGTCAGGACCAGCGGCGGGTCGTTGAACGCGATGAGATAGGCGATCCCCACGATCGTCCCCGGCAGCGCGTAGTTCACCATGGAGACGACTTCCATCGTCCGGCGTCCGGGGAACGCCTTTCGCGCGACGAGATAGCCGAGCACGATGCCGTAGACGCCGCCGAGCGGCATCCCGATGCCCGCGATGATCAGCGTGTCCACGATGGCCCTGACACCCTCGGTGAAGATCACGTGGTAGTGGCGCCAGGTGACCGCGTGATTCGCCCCGAGGGCGACGACGACCGACGCGTAGGCGAGGAGCGCGTAGAAGTAGCCGATGACGGCGGCGACCAGCAGGCACGCGGCCAGGAGCAGCCAGCGGACCCAGGGCACCACGCTCTTGATCGCCGTCTCCCCGCCGCTCTTGCCGGTGACGGTGACGTAGTACCGCCGTCCGACCCAGTAGCGCTGCAGGAGGTACACGACGAACGCCGGGACCAGCAGGACGAAGGAGAGCACGGCGCCGCCCTTGAGGTCGAAGAGGCCCGTGATCTGGAGATACGCCTGGGTCGGCAGCACGGGGAAGGCGTTGCCGGCCAGGATGAGCGGCGTGGCGAAGTCGGCGAGCGACGCCGCGAAGAGGAGGAGGAAGGCGTTGGCGAGGCCCGGCACCGCCAGCGGCAGCGTCACCGTCCGGAAGACGCGCCAGCGGGAGCCGCCCAGGCTCGCGGCCATGTCCTCGACGTTGGGATCGATGGCGGCCAAGATCGGCTTGAGCGTCAGGTAGGCGATCGGAAAATACGTCAGCGTCTCCGAGAAGAGCGTGCTCCAGAGGCCGTAGACCGTGAAGCCCTTGAGGCCGAGGAGCTGGTGGGTCAGGAGCCCGCGCGCGCCGAAGGAGAAGATCATCGCGATCGCGGTCGTGAACGGGGGCGAGATCAGCGGCAGAAGCGTCGTCGCGTCGAGCACGGCGACCCACGCCCGCGGCAGGTTCGCGCGCGCGGCGGTGAAGGCGAAGAGGAAGCCGAGCCCGGTGCCGGCGAGCCCGACCAGCGTCCCGAGGAGGAGGCTGTTGCCGAGGGCGCGGAGGTTGTTCGGGTCGCGGAGGATCGCGACGAGCGGACCGAGCGCCGGCCGCCCGCCGTCGAGGAACACCCGGCCGAGCAGCGCCCCGAGCGGGAAGATCACGAACAGGACGAGGAGCGCCCACAGCAGGACGACGGTGACGAGGAGCGCCGGGTCCCGGCGCAGCGTCTCACTCCTTGAGATTGAGGACCTCGTTCACCCAGCGCTCGACGATGCGCTTGCGGTTGGCGCCCGCGTAGGCGTCGTCGATCGGAAAGATCCTGGCGCCCCGGAGCACCTCGGCCAGGCCCGGCTCGACCGCCACCTCGGGGTGGGCCGGAACGAAGTTGATCTTGTGCGGAGCGTACAGGCGCTGCATCGCGGGCGACGCCGCCCAGTCGATCAGCTTCCGGCCGAGCTCCGGGTTCTTCGCCCCCTTGATCAGCGCGATCGCCTCGGCCGAGGTGCCGATCCCTTCCCGCGGGAAGCTGATCGTGACGTCGTAGCCCTTGGCCTTGGTGTCGAGCGCGTCCACGATGAAGAAGATACCGGCGCCGGCCTGGCCGAGCCCCACCGGCAGCGTGCCGCCGCCCCCGCTCTTCGTGTAGAGCTGGACGTTGCGACGCTTCTTCTTCATGTACTCGAAGGCCTTCTGCTCGTCGCGCCCGTTGACCTCGAGGATCGAGAAGATCCGGGTCACCGCGGTGCCCGACGTGCGCGCGTCGGCCATCTGGAGCATGTTCTTGTACGCGGGGTTCAGGAGATCGTCCCACGAGGCCGGAGGCTTCAGGTTGTTCTCCTTCAGGAACTTCGTGTTGCTCATGAAGACGAGCGGGTCGTCGGCGATGGCGACCCAGTAGCCCTCCGCGTGCTTGAAGCGCGCGGGCAGCGTCGCGAACGTCGGCGGCTTGTGCGGCTCGAAGATCCCCTCCTTGATCCCGGCCGCGAAGGTTTCCACCGGCCCGCCGAAGAGGACGTCGACGCGCGGGTTGTTCTTCTCGGCGATCAGGCGCGCCAGCGCCTCGCCCGACGAGAAGCGGACGAAGTTCACCTTGATCCCGGTCGCCTTCTCGAACTCCTGGAGCATCGGCCGGGCCCAGTTCTCCGGCCAGATCGAGTAGGCGTTGAGCGTGTCGCCCGCGGGCGCGGGCGCCGCCAGCGCCACCACCGTGAGCAGCACGACCAGCGTGCGTCGGACGAGTCTCATGGCACCTCCAGGTCAGCGCACTTCGTAGCCGGGTGAGACCTCGGTCTCCATCTCCGCCGGCGATGCCGGACGGCCGTCGAAGAACATCGCGATCTGCTCGCCGAGGCGCCGCTTGCGGTTGATCTTCACGACGACGTTCCACTCGTCGTGCGCGCCGCTCGAGTAGGCGCTCGACGCGCGGAGGGCGTAGTAGCGGACGAACGCATGCCGGCGCGGCGCGTTGTCGGCGACCTCCTGGCGGAATCTGCCATCCGTCGCCGCGCGCGTCGCGACGTAGCGGCCGAGGCAGCCGGTGACGTCGTCCCGGCCGCAGCCGAAGAAGGCGCGCATGTCGCCCGGCCCCGTGAAATGGGCCATGTCGAAGTCCTTGCCGGTGCCGTCCTCGCCGGCGAGGAGCTCGGTGAACATCACCATGTACTCGCCGCCGCCGGCCGGCTTGCCGTCGACGTCGGGCATCTGGTACGTGCCGGGGTCGAGCACCCACACAGCGCCACCGTACTCCTTCTCGAGCCTGACCTTGACCGAGGCCGCAATCTCGATGTTGACGGGCTCGAACCCGCCGCCGCGCGGGCTGATCGGCGTGCTGGCGTAGACGATGAGCTTCCCGGCCTGACGCTGCGCGCGGACGTCGCCGCGGATCCGCTGGAGCTGGTTCGCGATCACCCCGTTGAACGCGGGGTCCGCGCAGTACTTCATCGCGAGGCTCGTGGTGACGGCGACCCTCGGCGGGGTGCACGCCGCGGCCGAGACTTCAGGGCGGGCCGCGAGCAGCGTCGCGGCGATCAGGGCCGCCTGGACGGCACGCCGAACGCTCCGCTCTGTCATTGCCGCTCCTCGCTGGCGAGATCCGGACGCGCCGCCCGGTGCGCCTAGAAACCTATGCCGGGGAGGGCGACGAGGTCAAGGGCGGGCGTGCGGCCACGATCTCGACTAGAATCACCCCCACGACCCAGGCCGGCGGAGGACACGGTGCAGCGGAGCGAGAAGCGGATCCTCGTCACCCACGTCGGCAGCCTGCCGCGGCCCGCGGCGCTGCGCGAGCTCCTGGTGCGGCAGGACCGCGGCGAGGCCGTGGACGGCGCCGCCCTCGAGCGCGAGATCGACGCCGCGATGCGCCGGATGATCGACAAGCAGCTCGAGGCCGGCGTGGACGTCGGCAACGACGGCGAGCAGCCGCGCCCGGGGTTCTCGACCTACGTGGCCCGGCGCATGCGCGGCTTCGGGGGCGAGAGCCGCCGCGCCCTCGCGCGCGACCTCATCGACTTCCCGGACTACGCCGCGCTGCTCGAGGCCCGCCGCCGCGGGGCGGCGCGGATCGGCAACGCCCCGCAGGCCGTCGCCGAGGTCGAGTACGCCGACCTCGGCGACGCCAAGCGCGAGTGCGAGCTCTTCCTCCGTCACACGGACGCCCACCCGAGGAAGTTCGCCGAGCGGTTCATGACGGCCGCCTCACCGGGCGTCATCGCCACGATCCTGCTCTCGGCCTGGTACGACTCCCACGAGCGCTACGTGACCGCGCTCGCCCGGGAGATGCGCAAGGAGTACGAGCTCATCCACTCCTATGGCCTGCTACTCCAGGTGGACTGCCCCGACCTCGCCATGGAGCGCGCGCGGTTCTTCCAGCACGAGCCGCTCGAGCGGTTCCAGCAGATGGTGGAGCTCCACGTGGACGCGATCAACCGCGCGACCGCGGGCATCCCGCCCGAGCGGATCCGCCTGCACGTCTGCTGGGGGAACTACGACGGCCCGCACACCCACGACGTGCCGCTCGAGGCCGTACTGCCCCTCCTCTATCGGGCGCGCGTCGGCGCCCTCTCCCTGCCGCTGGCGAACCCGCGCCACCAGCACGAGTACCGCGTATTCAAGCGCCATCCGCTGCCCGACGCGATGCTCCTGCTGCCCGGCGTGATCGACACGACGACGAACTACGTCGAGCATCCCGAGGTCGTCGCCGACCGCATCTGCCAGGCGGTGGACGCGGTCGGTGACCGCACGCGCGTGATCGCGTCCACGGACTGCGGCTTCGGCACCTTCGCCGGCTCCGAGATGGTCGCGGACAGCGTCGTCTGGGCCAAGCTCGGGGCGCTCAAGGCCGGCGCCGCGATCGCCACCGAGCGGCTCTGGGGCCGATGACGCACGCCGCGCCCGCGCCCGCCGTCGTCGCCGAGCTCCTGCGCAGCGCCATGAGGACGCTGCGCGCCGAGGTGACCGCGCTCCCGGCGCAGGCGCTCGCGTTCCACCCCGCGTCCGGCGAGTGGTGCGTCAAGGAGGTCCTCGGCCACCTGATCGAGACCGAGCGCCGCGGCTTCGCCGGCCGCATCCGGATCATCCTCGCCGAAACCACGCCGCGGCTCCAGACCTGGGACCAGGACGAGGTGGCGCGCGAGCGGCGCGACTGCGAGCGGGACGGCGCGGCCCTGCTCGGCGCGCTCGCGCGGATGCGTGACGACAGCGTCGCGCTCGTGCGGGGCCTCGGCGCCGAGGATCTCGAGCGCGCCGGCGAGCACCCGAAGGTCGGCCGCCTGCGCGTGGCCGACCTCCTGCAGGAGTGGGTCCACCACGACCGCAATCACGTCAAGCAGATCCTGGCGAACGTCCAGGCGTACGTGTGGCCCCACATGGGCAACACGCAGAAGTTCTCGGCCGACTAGCGTTCCGTCCGCGAAGTCATGTTAACGACGGCCGCGCGTTCGGGCCGCGCACCGGGCCGACGGGCGCGTGCGGCAGGGGTCGACGGGATCCGTTCCCGCCCGCGGGCGGCGGGCCCCGCGTCCCCCGGTGGAGCCCAGCCGCAACGGGGCGGCGCACGCGTGCCGCGTGGTCCCGCGATCCCTGCCGCGCGTACCCGGCGGCCCCGGCGCCGCGCGCTGGCGGGCGCTCGACATGACGTCGAGGACGGGACACTAGCGCCCGAGGTCGAACGCGGCGGTCAGGTCGTTGGCGGCGGCGTCCCGCGTCGCGAGCGGCGCCAGTCCCCAGCGCGTCTCGATGAATTTCAGGATCGACGTCGTGTCGTAGAGCGTGTGGTCCACGTGACGGCGCTTCGCCCAGGGCGACACGATGACCGCCGGCACGCGCGTCCCCGGGCCCCAGCGATCGGTCCT contains:
- a CDS encoding ABC transporter substrate-binding protein, encoding MRLVRRTLVVLLTVVALAAPAPAGDTLNAYSIWPENWARPMLQEFEKATGIKVNFVRFSSGEALARLIAEKNNPRVDVLFGGPVETFAAGIKEGIFEPHKPPTFATLPARFKHAEGYWVAIADDPLVFMSNTKFLKENNLKPPASWDDLLNPAYKNMLQMADARTSGTAVTRIFSILEVNGRDEQKAFEYMKKKRRNVQLYTKSGGGGTLPVGLGQAGAGIFFIVDALDTKAKGYDVTISFPREGIGTSAEAIALIKGAKNPELGRKLIDWAASPAMQRLYAPHKINFVPAHPEVAVEPGLAEVLRGARIFPIDDAYAGANRKRIVERWVNEVLNLKE
- a CDS encoding ABC transporter ATP-binding protein, which translates into the protein MSAVGIRLDRLTKRFAHRVRGEVHAARDVSLSVEPGEFVTLLGPSGCGKTTTLRMIAGFEQPDAGRVFIGGEDVTGLAANRRNLGFVFQNYALFPHLTVFENVAYGLRVQRRPEAEIARAVGEILGMAGLAGHERQFPQQLSGGEQQRVALARAIVIRPRVLLFDEPLSNLDAKLRLHMRGEIRGLQKALSITAVYVTHDQEEAMAISDRIAVMSGGTIVQEGTAEDLYRRPGSEFVAQFIGRVNLVSARVLATAAGRVDVEAMGHRLRVEDAGLAPAPGEAVRLVVRPEAVELLPPGGEGPPGVVLARTFLGEKVEYQVRFGTDVLQVTQYNPGPRAAWAPGQPVVVRLPAEGLRLLRGA
- a CDS encoding cobalamin-independent methionine synthase II family protein, with protein sequence MQRSEKRILVTHVGSLPRPAALRELLVRQDRGEAVDGAALEREIDAAMRRMIDKQLEAGVDVGNDGEQPRPGFSTYVARRMRGFGGESRRALARDLIDFPDYAALLEARRRGAARIGNAPQAVAEVEYADLGDAKRECELFLRHTDAHPRKFAERFMTAASPGVIATILLSAWYDSHERYVTALAREMRKEYELIHSYGLLLQVDCPDLAMERARFFQHEPLERFQQMVELHVDAINRATAGIPPERIRLHVCWGNYDGPHTHDVPLEAVLPLLYRARVGALSLPLANPRHQHEYRVFKRHPLPDAMLLLPGVIDTTTNYVEHPEVVADRICQAVDAVGDRTRVIASTDCGFGTFAGSEMVADSVVWAKLGALKAGAAIATERLWGR
- a CDS encoding DinB family protein encodes the protein MTHAAPAPAVVAELLRSAMRTLRAEVTALPAQALAFHPASGEWCVKEVLGHLIETERRGFAGRIRIILAETTPRLQTWDQDEVARERRDCERDGAALLGALARMRDDSVALVRGLGAEDLERAGEHPKVGRLRVADLLQEWVHHDRNHVKQILANVQAYVWPHMGNTQKFSAD
- a CDS encoding ABC transporter substrate-binding protein, which produces MTTRDRSRWLAAVVAFVLVSALTGGTSAQAQPEGQLAIAFDASIAPTFLDPAETSGLGTPFVFMYALHDALMKPLPGNDMAPCLAESWRESADGLTYEFKLREGLKFHNGDPFTAEDVKFSFLRYKGASAKLLHERVKSVDVLDPYRVRFVLHKPWPDFLVFYATPATGAAWAVPKKYIEKVGEDGFRRQPVGLGPYRFVSMTPGLEIVLEANEQYWRKKPSIKRIVIKGVPDRTTRLAMLKTGEVDIGYLMVGLEAATVKADPKLRLAQVIPSATWWVEFPEQWKPGSPWHDRRVRLAVNLAIDKQGINEAERLGYSRLTGSIIPSVMEFQLRIPPYPYDPARAKRLLAEAGYPNGFDAGDITPLPPFTTMGEAVANNLGAVGIRTRVRSLERAAFLEAWRAKKLTGLIMNATAAQGNAASRIETFVASGSAYVYGGYPDIDDLFVQQAQERDRKRREALLHQIQRLMHERVMHAPIFEPATLHGVGPRVEEPAIGLNPLLYFAGPYEEMRLRKP
- a CDS encoding iron ABC transporter permease — encoded protein: MIFPLGALLGRVFLDGGRPALGPLVAILRDPNNLRALGNSLLLGTLVGLAGTGLGFLFAFTAARANLPRAWVAVLDATTLLPLISPPFTTAIAMIFSFGARGLLTHQLLGLKGFTVYGLWSTLFSETLTYFPIAYLTLKPILAAIDPNVEDMAASLGGSRWRVFRTVTLPLAVPGLANAFLLLFAASLADFATPLILAGNAFPVLPTQAYLQITGLFDLKGGAVLSFVLLVPAFVVYLLQRYWVGRRYYVTVTGKSGGETAIKSVVPWVRWLLLAACLLVAAVIGYFYALLAYASVVVALGANHAVTWRHYHVIFTEGVRAIVDTLIIAGIGMPLGGVYGIVLGYLVARKAFPGRRTMEVVSMVNYALPGTIVGIAYLIAFNDPPLVLTGTALIIIACYVFRYSPTGIRTTVALLQQIDPSLEEASRSLGAGSGTTFRRVTLPLIVPAFFAGLGVVFIRSMTAISATIFLISINWTLITVRILENMTELSLGPAAAFSMLVVAIVFAVMSALAWLLRRLRARGEVAVASLLGE